A single window of Desulfurellaceae bacterium DNA harbors:
- a CDS encoding cobyric acid synthase gives MSAQVIMIQGTGSDVGKSVIVAGLCRIARRRGVRVAPFKPQNMSNNAAACADGGEIGRAQAVQARAAGLASHTDFNPVLLKPHTDRGAQIVVHGRPVGTLDAADYPAGRQRLMGAVMDSFGRLVAAHELVIVEGAGSPAEVNLRAGDIANMGFARRVNAPVCLVGDIDRGGVIAALVGTQAVLDPQDSALIVGFAVNKFRGDPSLFEAGIAVIEQRTGWPCFGLIPWAAAASRLPAEDAVPLPQLYPTQPGRVRIAAPMLSRIANFDDADPLRLEPQVDFSFVPPGRPIPRDVDVVILFGTKSTIGDLAFLRAQGWDHDVIAHVRSGGRVLGLCGGFQMLGRRVHDPAGADGPGGSVDGLGLFEFETTMIGEKTVRPARGRCVLTDAPVAGYEIHMGQSQGSALERPLFQLETGADGARSPDGRLEGTYLHGLFANDGYRRAWLERIRSHTAAALDYEVSVETALDELADSLSAALDINALLGAARSPDPTRSGRLSATET, from the coding sequence ATGAGTGCGCAGGTCATCATGATCCAGGGCACCGGCTCCGATGTCGGCAAGTCCGTTATCGTGGCTGGTTTGTGTCGCATCGCCAGGCGGCGGGGTGTGCGTGTTGCGCCCTTCAAACCCCAGAACATGTCTAATAACGCGGCCGCGTGTGCCGACGGCGGAGAGATCGGCCGGGCCCAGGCCGTCCAGGCTCGGGCGGCCGGGTTGGCGTCGCACACCGATTTCAACCCGGTGCTGCTGAAACCGCACACCGATCGGGGCGCACAGATCGTGGTCCACGGCCGGCCGGTCGGCACCCTGGACGCCGCGGACTACCCGGCCGGCCGCCAGCGCCTGATGGGCGCCGTCATGGACAGCTTCGGCCGGCTCGTGGCGGCGCACGAGCTGGTCATCGTCGAGGGAGCGGGCAGCCCGGCGGAGGTCAACCTGCGGGCTGGCGATATTGCCAACATGGGCTTCGCCCGGCGCGTCAACGCCCCGGTGTGTCTGGTCGGCGACATTGATCGCGGAGGCGTTATCGCGGCCCTGGTCGGCACCCAGGCCGTGCTCGACCCGCAGGACAGCGCCCTGATCGTCGGCTTTGCGGTCAACAAGTTTCGGGGCGATCCGAGCCTGTTCGAGGCCGGCATTGCGGTCATTGAGCAGCGTACCGGCTGGCCGTGCTTTGGCCTCATCCCCTGGGCTGCGGCAGCCTCGCGTCTGCCGGCCGAAGACGCCGTGCCGCTGCCCCAGCTCTACCCGACGCAGCCCGGACGGGTTCGGATTGCCGCCCCGATGCTGTCCCGTATCGCCAACTTTGACGACGCCGACCCGCTGCGCCTGGAGCCGCAGGTCGATTTCAGCTTTGTGCCGCCCGGACGACCGATTCCGCGCGACGTGGATGTCGTGATCCTGTTCGGCACCAAATCGACCATCGGCGATCTGGCCTTTTTGCGCGCCCAGGGCTGGGACCACGATGTCATTGCCCATGTCAGAAGCGGCGGCCGGGTGCTGGGGCTGTGCGGCGGATTCCAGATGCTGGGTCGCCGTGTCCACGATCCGGCTGGGGCCGACGGCCCGGGCGGTTCGGTGGACGGGCTGGGCCTGTTCGAGTTTGAGACCACGATGATCGGAGAGAAAACCGTCCGCCCCGCCCGGGGACGCTGCGTCCTGACCGACGCCCCGGTTGCAGGCTACGAGATTCACATGGGCCAATCCCAGGGCTCAGCCCTGGAGCGGCCGCTGTTTCAGCTTGAGACCGGCGCCGACGGCGCGCGCAGCCCGGACGGGCGGCTCGAAGGCACCTACCTGCACGGTCTGTTCGCCAACGACGGCTACCGTCGTGCCTGGCTGGAGCGTATCCGCAGCCATACCGCCGCAGCCCTGGACTACGAGGTCAGCGTCGAGACGGCTCTCGACGAACTGGCCGACAGCCTGTCCGCAGCCCTGGACATCAATGCCCTGCTTGGAGCTGCACGCAGCCCCGACCCGACCCGTTCGGGCCGGCTATCTGCCACAGAGACTTGA